In Oligoflexia bacterium, the following are encoded in one genomic region:
- the rsfS gene encoding ribosome silencing factor: MRHFCYNKDILSKATTKQKQSVLSPDLASKKVLQIASNQKALDLKIFNVQGHCAYADFFVVMSATSTTHAQGLADAILKQFPKGNQHLEGYKNGQWILLDVGDVVVHIFLEEAREHYNFDKLWGHVPYENIRDSVRLATHQ; this comes from the coding sequence ATGCGTCATTTTTGTTATAATAAAGATATTCTGAGTAAAGCAACAACAAAACAAAAACAGTCTGTTCTTTCACCCGACCTCGCATCCAAAAAAGTCTTGCAAATAGCCTCAAACCAAAAAGCATTGGATCTTAAAATATTCAATGTTCAAGGTCATTGTGCCTATGCTGATTTTTTTGTGGTGATGAGTGCCACATCTACAACCCATGCCCAAGGCTTGGCTGATGCTATTCTAAAACAATTTCCAAAAGGAAATCAGCATTTAGAAGGCTATAAAAACGGCCAATGGATTTTGCTAGATGTTGGAGATGTTGTGGTTCATATATTTCTTGAGGAAGCACGTGAGCACTACAATTTTGATAAATTGTGGGGTCATGTACCTTATGAAAATATCCGCGATTCGGTGCGCCTTGCTACTCACCAGTAG
- the mraZ gene encoding division/cell wall cluster transcriptional repressor MraZ, producing MFRGQYEHTIDTKGRVSVPSNFRELIQENYSEALVLTRFNDCLVCYPQEEWDALEKKIAQLPQLKPEVQVFQRFFLSGASNCQFDKQGRILIPAFLRQHAGIEKEVVFVGMLKKIELWSKDRWEKAFAESQEKFSAMSSVLSDLGI from the coding sequence GTGTTTAGAGGGCAATATGAACATACAATTGATACTAAAGGTCGTGTCAGTGTGCCGTCTAACTTTAGAGAACTGATTCAAGAAAACTACAGTGAGGCCTTGGTTTTAACGCGGTTTAATGACTGTCTTGTTTGTTATCCACAAGAAGAGTGGGATGCCTTGGAGAAGAAAATAGCTCAATTGCCACAGTTAAAGCCGGAAGTTCAAGTCTTTCAGCGGTTTTTTCTATCTGGAGCCAGCAATTGTCAATTTGATAAACAAGGGCGAATTCTAATTCCTGCATTTTTACGTCAGCATGCCGGTATAGAAAAAGAAGTTGTTTTTGTAGGAATGCTTAAAAAAATAGAGCTGTGGTCTAAAGATAGATGGGAAAAAGCTTTTGCTGAGTCACAAGAAAAGTTTAGTGCAATGAGCAGTGTTTTATCTGATTTGGGGATATAG
- the rplU gene encoding 50S ribosomal protein L21 — MCRVIMSKYAIVQVGNHQFKATPGEIVTIEKLDGEVGSEVKFNHVLAVSDGATLKTGEGLKSTVTGEIRAQVKAKKIVVFKRKRRQGYKKKQGHRQNYTQVEIKTIEG; from the coding sequence ATGTGTCGCGTGATTATGTCTAAATATGCAATAGTACAAGTGGGTAACCATCAATTTAAAGCAACACCTGGTGAAATCGTCACTATTGAGAAGCTAGATGGTGAAGTAGGAAGTGAAGTAAAATTCAATCATGTCTTGGCTGTATCTGATGGTGCAACATTAAAGACAGGTGAAGGCTTAAAATCTACTGTAACAGGTGAAATTCGTGCTCAAGTCAAAGCCAAAAAGATTGTTGTCTTCAAAAGAAAAAGAAGACAAGGCTACAAGAAAAAACAAGGGCATAGACAAAACTATACACAAGTAGAAATTAAAACAATTGAAGGGTAA
- the rpmA gene encoding 50S ribosomal protein L27 — translation MAHKKAGGSSKNGRDSHGQRRGVKIYAGQNVKAGNIIVRQVGTKIHPGDNVGLGKDYTIFAKTDGVVKFDRLGKDKKKVSVVLAS, via the coding sequence ATGGCACATAAAAAAGCTGGTGGTAGTTCTAAGAACGGTCGTGACAGTCATGGACAGCGGCGTGGCGTTAAAATTTATGCTGGTCAAAATGTAAAAGCAGGCAATATCATTGTAAGACAAGTGGGCACTAAGATCCATCCTGGCGACAATGTTGGCCTTGGTAAAGACTACACAATTTTTGCAAAAACTGACGGTGTGGTAAAATTTGACCGCTTAGGAAAAGATAAAAAGAAAGTCAGTGTTGTTTTAGCCTCTTAA
- a CDS encoding 23S rRNA (pseudouridine(1915)-N(3))-methyltransferase RlmH, producing MRISIITFSKKLSSTEQSWINTYEKRLKHFCNFEILRYSENKNLEAIFKKKSAQAYIIALDEKGPQLSSKKLADKLNHHCQHDLYFIIGGSYGLPKDTDAFAQEHLSLSKMTLPHRIALLVLTEQIYRAFTIQKNLPYHHN from the coding sequence GTGCGTATTTCAATCATTACATTTTCAAAAAAACTTTCTTCAACAGAACAAAGCTGGATTAACACCTATGAAAAGCGGCTAAAACATTTTTGCAATTTTGAGATTCTACGTTATTCAGAAAATAAAAACTTAGAGGCTATTTTTAAAAAAAAATCTGCTCAAGCGTACATCATTGCCCTTGATGAAAAAGGACCCCAGCTTAGCTCAAAAAAACTTGCGGATAAACTCAACCATCACTGCCAACATGATCTGTATTTTATTATTGGTGGATCTTATGGTTTACCTAAAGATACAGATGCGTTTGCTCAAGAACACTTAAGTCTATCCAAAATGACCTTACCCCATCGCATTGCTCTTCTTGTCTTAACAGAACAAATTTACCGTGCATTCACCATCCAAAAAAATTTACCCTACCACCATAACTAG
- a CDS encoding penicillin-binding transpeptidase domain-containing protein, translated as MFMLSFMSLVVRSVQLHLFADERIANMGKQNNRTIHLATKRGTILDRKGRTMALSLKVPSYFVDPHVFKPKQAQIEQLASLFNISSRKLLNRVKSGSRRFAWVNRFANPQIEEKVKALNIEGLHYVSEWKRFYPDKELAGQVLGFVGYEGKGLEGIERYYNDQLVQEERSIQTKKDGKGRTIYSEVAAVRTKKRSTHLNLSLDANLQYILEEKLAIGAEETKSESAVGVMMDPYSGEILAMASYPEVNPNQYSQYPMQHWRNRAVQEIFEPGSTFKIFTMAAALEKKALKPDQIFHCEEGSLNFGSKAIRNSIQKTWLDPEGILKYSNNVGSARIGLDLGAHNLYKAIVNYGFGQKTGLDFPGELKGLLSQYKSWQPMDVANISFGQGLGVTAVQMTAAAASFANGGYAVQPSMLQRSKEEVTLSKTKIVSDKTLEFIHKWMFAVTQKGGTGYRARVEGFNVAGKTGSAQIIDRTTGSYSNSDLFSSFIGFAPLEKPKYVLFIGYKKPKQYRHGGELAAPIFSAVMAESLQYAGIKPSIQEKEQTFMLAQEKSGADLKKEASQIDKDNLQDLKGLSLREVLFWASDQSFDVEIIGNGNVYSQRPDPGSSIIDLHKVKVYLSSSLGETKI; from the coding sequence ATGTTTATGCTTTCATTCATGAGTTTGGTTGTAAGAAGTGTTCAATTGCACTTGTTTGCAGATGAAAGAATTGCCAATATGGGCAAGCAAAATAATAGAACCATTCACTTGGCAACCAAAAGAGGCACTATTTTGGATCGTAAAGGTAGAACAATGGCTTTAAGTTTAAAAGTCCCTTCTTACTTTGTAGATCCTCATGTTTTTAAACCAAAGCAAGCACAAATTGAACAGCTTGCCAGCCTATTTAATATAAGCTCAAGAAAACTTTTAAACCGAGTGAAGTCTGGCTCTAGGCGTTTTGCTTGGGTTAATCGTTTTGCCAACCCGCAGATAGAAGAAAAAGTTAAAGCACTTAATATTGAAGGCTTACATTACGTTAGTGAATGGAAACGCTTTTACCCAGATAAAGAGTTGGCAGGACAAGTTTTAGGCTTTGTAGGTTATGAAGGCAAAGGTTTAGAAGGAATTGAACGCTATTATAATGATCAATTGGTTCAAGAAGAAAGATCTATTCAAACCAAGAAAGATGGCAAGGGCCGTACAATTTATTCTGAGGTTGCTGCCGTAAGGACAAAAAAACGAAGTACCCATCTAAATTTAAGCTTGGATGCCAATTTACAATATATTCTTGAAGAAAAACTGGCCATTGGAGCAGAAGAGACAAAAAGTGAATCTGCAGTAGGGGTAATGATGGATCCTTACAGTGGCGAAATATTAGCAATGGCTTCTTATCCAGAAGTTAATCCTAATCAATATTCTCAATACCCTATGCAGCACTGGCGAAATCGTGCAGTTCAAGAAATTTTTGAACCTGGGTCTACCTTTAAAATTTTTACCATGGCAGCAGCTCTGGAAAAAAAAGCACTAAAACCAGATCAAATTTTTCATTGTGAAGAGGGGAGTTTGAATTTTGGCTCAAAAGCAATCCGTAACTCAATTCAAAAAACGTGGCTAGATCCTGAAGGTATTTTAAAATATTCAAATAATGTGGGTTCAGCCAGAATAGGTTTGGATTTAGGGGCACATAATTTATACAAGGCCATAGTTAATTATGGTTTTGGCCAAAAAACGGGATTGGATTTCCCTGGTGAACTTAAAGGATTGTTATCACAATACAAATCTTGGCAACCCATGGATGTTGCAAATATATCTTTTGGCCAAGGTCTTGGAGTGACAGCGGTTCAAATGACAGCAGCAGCAGCTAGTTTTGCTAATGGTGGTTATGCGGTGCAACCAAGCATGTTGCAAAGATCTAAAGAAGAAGTCACGCTATCTAAAACAAAAATAGTTTCTGATAAAACTTTGGAATTCATTCATAAGTGGATGTTTGCTGTTACTCAAAAAGGTGGAACAGGTTATCGCGCCAGAGTTGAAGGCTTTAATGTGGCTGGAAAAACTGGATCAGCACAAATCATAGATCGTACAACTGGTAGTTATTCAAATTCAGATTTGTTTAGTTCGTTCATAGGTTTTGCGCCGCTAGAGAAGCCAAAGTATGTTTTGTTTATTGGTTATAAAAAACCAAAGCAATATCGTCATGGGGGAGAGCTGGCAGCGCCTATATTTTCTGCAGTGATGGCAGAGTCTTTACAGTATGCTGGGATTAAACCTTCAATTCAAGAAAAAGAACAAACTTTTATGTTGGCGCAAGAAAAATCTGGAGCTGACCTGAAAAAAGAAGCAAGTCAAATAGATAAAGATAATTTACAGGATTTAAAAGGCCTATCATTAAGAGAAGTTTTATTTTGGGCATCGGATCAAAGTTTTGATGTTGAAATAATAGGCAATGGGAATGTTTATTCACAACGTCCTGATCCTGGATCAAGTATTATAGATTTACATAAAGTAAAAGTTTATTTGTCATCAAGCTTAGGGGAAACCAAAATATGA
- the obgE gene encoding GTPase ObgE: protein MGKSSTFLDHVKIFIKAGDGGNGHVGFRRERYIPKGGPDGGDGGKGGDVYMVASKHLSTLLDYKKKRHHKAKNGQPGGTRQKNGAQGSPIYLKVPPGTLAYHSESKEKLGEVFTHGEICLLQKGGKGGLGNIHFKSSVNQAPLKATPGKTIEGMWIYLELKILADVGIIGLPNAGKSTLLSHITNAKSKSADYPFTTIHPFLGVVHFENENLTLADIPGLIEGASEGVGLGHDFLRHIERANNLIHLIDASSNDVDQIVKNYHIIENELKEYDPSLLNKRSLLVFNKMDLLTPQEQETLKKALKSKFSEACFISANSAKTFQELKEKMQALFLKPKKKKDII from the coding sequence ATGGGAAAAAGCAGCACATTTTTAGATCACGTTAAAATTTTTATTAAAGCCGGCGATGGCGGCAATGGCCATGTTGGTTTTAGACGTGAGCGCTATATTCCTAAAGGTGGCCCTGATGGGGGTGATGGCGGCAAAGGTGGAGATGTATACATGGTAGCATCTAAGCATTTAAGCACCCTTTTGGACTATAAGAAAAAGCGCCATCATAAAGCAAAAAATGGACAACCTGGAGGCACCCGACAAAAAAATGGTGCTCAAGGCAGCCCAATTTACCTTAAAGTTCCCCCTGGGACATTGGCTTATCACTCAGAGAGCAAAGAAAAATTAGGTGAAGTTTTCACGCATGGTGAGATCTGTCTTTTACAAAAGGGTGGTAAAGGCGGTTTAGGCAATATTCACTTTAAATCATCAGTTAATCAAGCTCCGCTAAAAGCCACTCCCGGCAAAACCATTGAGGGCATGTGGATCTACCTTGAACTAAAAATTTTAGCTGATGTTGGTATTATTGGCCTTCCAAATGCTGGCAAATCTACATTACTCAGTCATATCACCAATGCAAAATCAAAAAGCGCTGACTACCCTTTTACAACGATTCATCCTTTTTTAGGTGTTGTTCATTTTGAGAACGAAAATCTAACATTGGCAGATATACCTGGTTTGATTGAAGGTGCCAGTGAAGGTGTGGGTCTGGGTCATGATTTTTTACGGCATATTGAAAGAGCCAATAACCTGATTCACTTAATTGACGCATCCTCTAATGATGTAGATCAAATTGTAAAAAACTATCACATCATTGAAAACGAATTAAAAGAATATGACCCTTCACTCCTTAATAAGCGCAGTTTATTGGTGTTTAACAAAATGGATTTACTTACACCCCAAGAGCAAGAAACTCTCAAAAAAGCTTTAAAAAGCAAGTTTAGTGAGGCCTGCTTTATTTCTGCAAATTCGGCAAAAACCTTCCAAGAACTAAAAGAGAAAATGCAAGCACTCTTTTTAAAACCCAAAAAAAAGAAGGATATTATTTGA
- the ftsL gene encoding cell division protein FtsL: protein MKFLGHKKLLALAALLMTLSFSLLYVRSRFLLLELSYQVGQLEQSLSKKENERDILLLELAVLKNPKRIAKIAKEKLNLNPSVHPISVTIKNSGGVHDF, encoded by the coding sequence ATGAAGTTCCTAGGACACAAAAAGCTTTTGGCCTTAGCAGCACTATTGATGACCTTATCTTTTTCTCTATTATATGTGCGTTCTCGTTTTTTGCTACTGGAATTAAGTTATCAAGTTGGGCAGTTGGAGCAATCTTTATCTAAAAAAGAAAATGAAAGGGATATTCTTTTACTTGAGTTGGCGGTGCTTAAAAATCCAAAAAGGATAGCTAAAATTGCCAAAGAAAAGCTTAACCTTAACCCTTCCGTTCATCCTATATCTGTGACCATAAAAAACAGCGGTGGCGTGCATGACTTTTGA
- the rsmH gene encoding 16S rRNA (cytosine(1402)-N(4))-methyltransferase RsmH encodes MDRHLEHTYQSQHITVLLKEAVEYLNCQSGQHYLDFTFGGGGHSEAILKQTAPLGIVDAFDKDAQAIASYNNDALLGKRLFIHHQTMSQVPHWLDQQQSWSKYSGALIDCGVSSFQLDHPGRGFSYMHDGPLDMRMDNQSGMTAKQLILKSSEQDLKRIIKDYGEENFAGRIARTIKERQAQLISTQDLVDCIVRAIPDFVKGKKKQAVLSRVFQAIRIAVNEEMREIELVLGHLCENLKAMARIVVITFHSIEDRLVKQLFKEKEKHGYVKRINKKVIVPSEEEIAFNPRSRSAKMRVVECLGGAVS; translated from the coding sequence ATGGATAGGCACCTAGAACATACATATCAAAGCCAACATATTACAGTTTTACTCAAAGAAGCAGTTGAGTATTTAAATTGCCAATCTGGGCAGCACTATTTAGATTTTACCTTTGGTGGTGGGGGCCATAGTGAAGCAATTTTAAAACAAACAGCACCATTAGGAATTGTAGATGCTTTTGATAAAGATGCTCAAGCCATAGCCAGCTATAACAATGATGCTTTATTAGGAAAACGTCTATTTATTCATCATCAAACAATGAGTCAAGTTCCGCATTGGCTTGATCAACAGCAAAGTTGGTCAAAATATTCAGGAGCTTTGATTGATTGTGGGGTTTCATCTTTTCAGTTGGATCATCCTGGACGTGGGTTTTCATATATGCATGATGGCCCTTTGGATATGCGAATGGATAATCAGAGCGGAATGACGGCTAAGCAGTTGATTTTAAAAAGTTCTGAACAAGATTTAAAAAGAATTATCAAAGATTATGGTGAAGAAAACTTTGCTGGCAGGATTGCAAGAACCATTAAAGAAAGACAAGCGCAGTTAATTAGCACACAAGATTTAGTGGATTGTATCGTGCGCGCAATCCCAGATTTTGTTAAAGGGAAAAAAAAGCAAGCAGTCTTGTCTAGAGTGTTTCAGGCTATTCGTATAGCAGTAAATGAGGAGATGCGTGAAATTGAGCTTGTCTTGGGACACTTATGTGAAAACCTTAAAGCCATGGCAAGAATAGTTGTCATTACTTTTCATTCCATTGAAGATAGACTGGTTAAGCAGTTATTTAAAGAAAAAGAAAAGCATGGTTATGTTAAACGAATTAATAAAAAAGTCATTGTTCCAAGCGAAGAAGAGATAGCGTTTAACCCAAGGTCTAGAAGTGCAAAAATGCGTGTGGTTGAGTGTCTGGGAGGGGCTGTGTCATGA
- a CDS encoding sigma-54 dependent transcriptional regulator, translating to MDKKTILLIDDDKLIYHAIKIVLEAHYVVEWATSFNESVHFLDKNMPHAILLDIQLAEDNGLEILPNLIKLTHGCPILMLTGSTKPEQISHALKAGAFDYVSKPFQSEDLLFTLRKAMNHCENEHSLPYEFIGRSQSIQRIRRLAEKAAKTSANILIQGESGTGKEVMARMIHRMSEKKAFVAVNCAAVPSELIESTFFGHEKGSFTGATDLKRGKFEMADQGDLFLDEISCMPLNLQAKLLRVLQEKEFERVGGNRIIHSDFRVIAASNENLHEMIAKKAFREDLFYRLNIIEIDIPPLRQRPEDIPLLINYFLDQDDKNPDGKRINPEAKGMLAAYPWPGNARQLFHTLEQMLLLADEEELGINNIPQRIRSELMMGSNRAQNPRPVNEFKDALDDFERNFIERAIDTSNRNYSEAAKLLNISRSSLYSRMKRLGMGSDSLEQLN from the coding sequence ATGGACAAGAAAACTATCCTTCTTATTGATGACGATAAACTCATTTATCATGCTATAAAAATAGTTTTAGAGGCTCATTATGTCGTTGAATGGGCAACCAGCTTTAATGAATCCGTCCATTTTTTAGACAAAAATATGCCCCATGCCATCCTTTTAGATATTCAATTAGCAGAAGACAATGGTCTTGAGATTTTACCCAACTTGATCAAACTTACGCATGGCTGCCCTATACTTATGCTCACAGGCTCAACCAAGCCTGAACAAATCTCGCATGCACTTAAAGCAGGAGCTTTTGATTATGTTTCAAAACCTTTTCAAAGTGAAGATCTTTTATTTACTTTACGTAAAGCCATGAATCATTGTGAAAATGAACATTCCTTACCTTATGAGTTTATTGGTCGATCACAAAGCATACAAAGAATTAGAAGGCTAGCAGAAAAAGCAGCAAAAACATCTGCCAACATCCTCATTCAAGGTGAAAGTGGCACTGGTAAAGAAGTAATGGCAAGAATGATCCATCGTATGTCGGAAAAAAAAGCTTTTGTAGCTGTTAATTGTGCTGCAGTCCCTTCTGAATTAATAGAGTCAACTTTTTTTGGACATGAAAAAGGCTCTTTTACTGGCGCAACTGATTTAAAACGAGGTAAATTTGAAATGGCTGACCAGGGTGATCTTTTTTTAGATGAAATCAGCTGCATGCCATTAAACTTGCAAGCTAAACTCTTACGTGTACTTCAAGAAAAAGAGTTTGAGCGTGTTGGTGGCAATCGTATCATTCATTCAGATTTTAGAGTCATCGCAGCCAGTAATGAAAATTTGCATGAGATGATTGCCAAAAAAGCATTCAGAGAAGATTTATTTTATCGTCTCAATATTATAGAAATTGATATTCCACCTTTAAGACAAAGACCGGAAGATATACCCTTACTCATCAATTACTTTTTAGATCAAGATGATAAAAACCCTGATGGTAAACGCATAAACCCTGAAGCCAAAGGCATGTTGGCGGCATATCCTTGGCCAGGGAATGCACGGCAGCTCTTTCACACCCTTGAACAAATGCTTTTACTTGCTGATGAAGAAGAATTAGGCATAAACAATATCCCTCAGCGAATACGAAGCGAGTTAATGATGGGAAGCAATCGGGCACAAAACCCTAGACCTGTTAATGAATTTAAAGATGCCTTAGATGACTTTGAACGCAATTTTATAGAACGTGCAATTGATACAAGCAATCGCAATTATTCTGAAGCAGCAAAACTACTCAACATTTCAAGATCCAGTCTATATTCAAGAATGAAACGTTTGGGCATGGGCAGTGATTCATTGGAACAGCTAAATTAA
- a CDS encoding ATP-binding protein translates to MPKVLTNLFVVLFVFLNTCIAFGEPIYVNFQYSFNESKNFILEDSDQNDWKKYVPNQHFKHPNKDEYKYWIKFDLYLDSLNYKDPSIYLGLIGDVDEVYINGKFVGSTGKIDGRSPSYFHVPRLYRVSKEYLKKRNTVYIKAKKQSIVNAGIHLGKVQFGEYGELISKKRNAQFFIFDLNVILAFFSFFIGVYHLYLYYRIPTKHQNLIYFVFSTFSSLFILSLGLFFGNYIESSWWVVIIHSLLGIFTAVTYFIFTQKFLNLDYKLFHKIFIALNILFAAIIVLEPRFSRAFAYYNIWYLVGLLTIAYGGLNIFKRYYYEKRNDLFVMLLSILGLFLIVIVDILSTIGIFSFYQITGVGFFLLNVGVLVALAYDFTDAYVNIENLVEDRTKDLSVAVERLKDLEEMKDKFFANISHDFKTPIAVAMGSLEEIKRETLPTETVQRRAVIAAESSLNKLLAMVGDLLDVIKAESGALKMEWTSVNPVEILKEWMQPFLVLANKKSLKLNIKNDVKEDIKIPLDVNKFERVIQNLLSNALKFTNYAKNKENLIEIQLRSDKAWYYIEVHDSGMGIPDDEKPMVFERYYQTTKTSLKHHGGSGIGLSFVKEMIENHNGTITVKDSDYGGVKFVIALPLKQNVEVTGNYFVGSDSNEHEVYSVEFPRRAPEKINESLFTILIAEDNPEVANITLAAVEKEFNVYMVENGQEAFDFIQNNTIDCLVTDIVMPVMRGEELVKKVRAYNKTKDLPILVLSSQSDENTVVELLKEGANDYVTKPFKREVLLARVYGQIEKHKSSQWIAQNEKVIELGMLASGIAHQIRNGLHAMKNQISYYEKTAQRIEQNIHELSAEQRLKIKERLDQCNAMMMRALNRIDSLTSSVNSYALGSKQVIEITLKDSLTLMKELLADKIKSSAVTIELDIQDNLKFFGYSSFHEVIINLFVNAIDACKHDGTGKIILKAKENREKVKIEIEDNGSGINKDTLDRIWQPFFTTKDPDKGTGLGLYIVRDIIQGQHGGKLNVYSEGEGKGAKFVIEIPKVAKEATQDASFVMHGHEV, encoded by the coding sequence ATGCCTAAAGTTTTAACTAACTTATTTGTAGTTCTGTTTGTTTTTTTAAATACATGTATAGCATTTGGTGAGCCTATATACGTAAATTTTCAATATAGTTTTAATGAAAGTAAAAACTTTATATTAGAAGATTCTGATCAAAATGATTGGAAGAAATATGTGCCTAATCAACATTTTAAGCATCCTAATAAGGATGAATATAAATATTGGATCAAGTTTGATTTATATTTAGATAGTTTGAATTATAAAGATCCATCTATTTATTTAGGTTTAATTGGCGATGTGGATGAGGTATACATTAATGGAAAATTTGTAGGATCAACAGGTAAAATAGACGGCAGATCTCCGTCATATTTTCATGTGCCAAGGCTATATAGAGTTTCAAAAGAATATTTAAAAAAAAGAAACACCGTTTATATAAAAGCAAAAAAACAGTCTATTGTAAATGCAGGTATACATTTAGGTAAAGTGCAATTTGGTGAATACGGTGAGCTAATATCAAAAAAAAGAAATGCACAATTTTTTATTTTTGATTTAAATGTTATATTGGCCTTTTTTAGTTTTTTTATTGGTGTATACCATTTATACTTATATTATAGAATACCTACTAAGCATCAAAATTTAATTTATTTTGTTTTTTCAACGTTTTCATCTCTCTTCATTTTGTCTTTAGGTTTATTTTTTGGCAATTACATTGAAAGTTCATGGTGGGTTGTTATTATTCATTCATTGTTGGGTATCTTTACTGCTGTAACGTATTTTATTTTTACACAAAAATTTCTTAATTTAGACTATAAGTTATTTCATAAAATCTTTATTGCTCTAAATATATTATTTGCAGCTATTATTGTTTTAGAGCCAAGGTTTTCTAGAGCATTTGCGTATTATAATATTTGGTATTTAGTTGGTCTCCTTACAATTGCCTATGGGGGATTAAATATTTTCAAACGTTACTATTATGAAAAGAGGAATGATCTTTTTGTAATGTTACTATCGATCCTCGGGCTATTTTTAATAGTGATAGTGGATATTTTAAGCACTATAGGAATATTTTCATTTTATCAAATTACTGGTGTTGGGTTTTTTCTGCTTAATGTAGGTGTTTTAGTTGCTTTAGCTTATGATTTCACTGATGCTTATGTAAATATAGAAAATCTTGTTGAGGATCGTACAAAAGATTTATCTGTTGCAGTTGAACGCCTCAAAGATTTAGAAGAAATGAAAGATAAATTTTTTGCAAATATTTCGCATGATTTTAAAACGCCAATTGCAGTTGCTATGGGATCTTTAGAAGAAATAAAAAGAGAAACTTTGCCCACAGAGACTGTTCAACGGCGAGCCGTTATTGCTGCTGAGAGTAGCCTCAATAAATTGCTTGCTATGGTTGGGGATCTTCTGGATGTAATTAAAGCAGAGTCTGGAGCATTAAAAATGGAATGGACCAGCGTTAATCCTGTTGAAATTTTAAAAGAATGGATGCAGCCATTTTTAGTTCTAGCAAATAAGAAAAGTCTAAAATTAAATATAAAAAACGATGTTAAAGAAGATATTAAAATTCCATTAGATGTTAATAAATTTGAAAGAGTTATTCAAAATTTATTATCCAATGCACTGAAGTTTACCAACTATGCAAAAAATAAAGAAAATCTGATTGAAATTCAGCTAAGGTCAGATAAAGCTTGGTATTATATTGAGGTTCATGACAGTGGAATGGGGATACCCGATGATGAAAAACCGATGGTTTTTGAACGTTACTATCAAACAACAAAAACGTCCTTAAAACATCATGGGGGATCAGGAATAGGTTTGTCGTTTGTAAAAGAAATGATTGAAAATCATAATGGAACCATTACCGTTAAAGATTCTGATTATGGTGGCGTTAAATTTGTTATTGCCTTGCCGTTAAAGCAAAATGTTGAAGTTACGGGTAATTATTTTGTTGGAAGTGATAGTAATGAACACGAAGTCTACAGTGTTGAGTTTCCTAGACGAGCACCAGAAAAAATTAATGAGAGTTTATTTACTATCTTGATTGCTGAGGATAACCCTGAAGTAGCTAATATTACATTAGCGGCGGTTGAAAAAGAATTTAATGTTTATATGGTTGAGAATGGTCAGGAAGCATTTGATTTTATCCAAAATAACACTATTGATTGTTTGGTAACAGACATAGTAATGCCAGTCATGCGCGGTGAAGAGCTGGTTAAAAAAGTAAGGGCATATAATAAAACCAAAGATTTGCCTATATTGGTTCTTAGTTCTCAGAGTGATGAAAACACAGTGGTGGAACTTCTTAAAGAAGGAGCAAATGACTATGTTACTAAGCCATTTAAAAGAGAAGTGTTGTTGGCTAGAGTTTATGGTCAAATTGAAAAACATAAAAGTTCACAATGGATAGCTCAAAATGAAAAAGTTATTGAGCTGGGTATGCTAGCCAGTGGTATTGCACATCAAATAAGAAATGGTTTGCATGCCATGAAAAATCAAATCTCTTATTATGAAAAAACTGCGCAAAGAATTGAGCAAAATATACATGAACTTAGCGCGGAGCAAAGGCTTAAAATTAAAGAACGTTTAGATCAATGTAATGCTATGATGATGCGAGCTTTAAACAGAATAGATTCTCTTACATCATCAGTTAATTCTTACGCTTTAGGTTCAAAGCAAGTGATAGAAATTACATTAAAAGATTCGTTAACCTTAATGAAAGAATTGTTAGCCGACAAAATTAAAAGTTCAGCCGTAACCATAGAATTGGATATTCAAGATAACCTTAAGTTTTTTGGTTACTCTTCATTTCATGAAGTGATTATTAATCTTTTTGTTAATGCCATAGATGCATGCAAACACGATGGTACGGGTAAAATTATACTAAAAGCAAAAGAAAATCGTGAAAAAGTTAAAATTGAAATTGAAGATAACGGCAGTGGTATCAATAAAGACACTTTAGATAGAATTTGGCAACCCTTCTTTACAACTAAAGACCCAGATAAAGGCACAGGATTGGGTTTGTATATTGTAAGAGATATTATTCAAGGACAACACGGCGGTAAGCTTAATGTTTATTCAGAGGGTGAAGGCAAGGGAGCAAAGTTTGTTATTGAAATTCCTAAAGTTGCCAAAGAAGCCACTCAAGACGCCAGTTTTGTCATGCATGGACATGAGGTTTAA